CGCGAGCAGCGGTTCGATCAGGCGGGTGATCGAATGCGGAGCGAGGCCGGTCAGCCGGGCTAGGTCCGCCCGGCTGGCGGCGCCGTTGCGTGAAAGGAGGTCGAGCAGCACGCGTTCGTTCGCGGTCGCCGTACGCCGTCCGTCCTCGCGCAGGAAACGCGGCGGGTAGGTGCCTGCGGTGATACCGGTCATGGCGGTGACAAGCCGGGAGCACCGCGCAAAGTCAACCTCGCTCGCGCGATCGGCGCGGCGAGGATGGATGCCCCCGCGATCACCGGCGCGAACCTGCCGAAGGCCGCGGACGGGACCGACGAGACACCGGGAACGCCGCCTTTACGTGCAAGGCCGGATATGCCCGGTGGGAACGTCGGGGCCATGGCGAACATCCCATAGCCGGCAGCCCGTATGCCCGCCATGCCCGCCGCCGGTTCAGCGGACCCAGCGAACCTTGTAGAGGTGCATCGCATCCACCGGCACGCGGACCGGATCGCTGCCGTCGGCCCGGGCGATAGTAAAGCCCTTCGCCCACCAGCTTTCCTCCGCCTGCACCCAGGCGAGATGCCTGCCCATATCCACCGACTTGACCCGCAGCTTCGGATTGAGCGCGGTGAAGGGTATGAAGCTGCCGTTGCGGGGATCGAAGGTCCAGACCCCGTCGTCGGTCGTCACCAAATAACGGCCATCGGGGCGTATCGACAGGTCGTGGCCGTCGCGGCGACCGGGAAGCGTCCAGCGTGCGGCCTCGATCGGCGAGGGCGCTCCACGCGTGCCACGAATGCGATACGCCTGGATGAGGTCGTGGGACAGCACGAACAACTGCCGGCGGGCATCGTCCCACACCGCACCATGGCCGGACGGCAACGGGCGGGTGGCCAGCGGCGTCTCGCTGCTGATCCGGTCGTAGAGTTCGAGGCGGTTGCCGTCGGCGTGGAGCGACAGTGCCACGGCGATACGACCGTTCGGAAGGACGCTCGCCGAATGCGCCATCGGTGCGGTCGCGCGGAACCTGACCTTGCCGGTCGCCCGTTCGATGAGCACGACACCGCCCGTCGATGCGGTGACGAGGATCGCCCTGCCGCCGTCGACCGGCTTGCAATCGTCGATGTGGGCGAGCAGCCGCCGCCGATAGTCCTCCGGAAGGTCGGGTGCGGCGGCGGCATTCCACCGCCAGGTCTCCACGGCCCGTGCACCGTCCGTCACCGGCGCCTCGATCCGGTATTCGCGCACCTGGTCGTCACCGCACGCGTACAGTCGCTCCGCAGCATCGTCGGACGTCGCCGTCGTCGTGAAGAGCAGCGCCATCGCCAGTCCCAGCATCGTCGTTTCCCATCGTTCTGCCCGTTCCGGACTTTTCCTACTCGACCGTCACTAGTTTGTCACCTATAGTTATTAAAGAGGGTGCGGTTCGACGATGGTCGACCAAAAGGGGGCTTGCCATGAAGACCGTTACGATCCTGCGCGGCGTGTTGCTGCTGTCCACGGCATGGCCCGGCGCCGTGCAGGCGCAGCAGGCCGCTCCGGCGGGTTCGACCGGGCCAGCGGACGGGACGGAGGATATCGTCGTCACCGGTGCGCGGTTGCAGGCGGTGCGCGAGATCGAGGCGAAACGGCAGATTGCGGTCATCTCCGACAGCATCAGCGCGGACGAGATCGGCACGCTGCCCGACTTCGGCCTGGGTGAGGCATTGCAGCGGGTGCCCGGCGTTTCGACCGTCCAGAACAACGGTCGCGGCGAGGCGCAATTCCTGTCGATCCGTGGCCTCAACGCCGACTATAACCTCGTCTAGATCGACGGTGTGACGCTGCCCGCCAACGAGATCGGACGCCGCAACGTCTCGCTCGACGTCATCCCCTCGTCGCTCGCGTCCCGTGTCGAGGTGTACAAGTCGGTCACCGCCGCGATGAACGGCAATGCGATCGGCGGTATCGCCAACCTGCGGACGCGCAGCGCCTTCGACGGTGGAGGCAAACCGTTCGTCGGGGGGCGCTTCGACATCGGCCAGTGGCAGTTCGGGCGGACCCGCGGCAATCGCGCCCCCTCGGGGCAGGCGGAACTGGTCGCCTCGACCACCTTCGGGCCCGACCGCAAGTTCGGCGCCGTCGTGTCGGGCAGCTATTTTCGCCGCGATTCCGCATCGCTGAACTCGGCAATCGACAATTACCTGTATTTTGAACCCACTGCGGCCACGCGATTGCTGTCTCCCGCCAGCGACGTGTCCAACGCCTTCGCAGCGCCCGATCGGCGGCGCTGGCTGCACTATGACAACGTCCGCCAGCGCGATGGTGTCTTCGGGAAGCTGGAATTCGACGATCACGCGATGTTCAAGGCGGCGATCACCCTTGCCGATTTCCGCCATCTCAACGATGAGGAGCGTCAGTCGAACATCGTCATCGCCAACACCGCAGTCACGACGGCGACCAACCGATACACCAATTTCAATGGCGTCACGGCAACCGGCGGCAACGTCGCCAATGCGAATGCGCAGGTCGATCTGGTCAATTACCAGCAGACCCGCCGGATGCGGTACGCCGATTTCCACGGTGAGCTGACACCCGGCGATACCGTTCGGGCCGACATCGGCCTCAATTACGCCGTGGCGACCTATCGCCAGGATGCACGACTGGCGACCTATCGCATCGCCAACACGCCCAACCTCGCCTATCGGTACGGCTATGCGCCGGGCGGGTTCGCCTATTTCGACTTCACCAATGCCGCATATGTCGCCAACCCCGCCAATTATCGCCAGTTCGAATATGGCACCAACAGCGACGACAATCGCGAAGAGGCGTTGACCGCACGTGCCAATCTGGCGGTGAACATGGAGCCGGACAATCGCGGCTTCGGCGTGGCGACCGGCGCCTATGCGCGTTTCCTCGACCGGCGGTACGACTTTCAGGTCGACAATTATCGCAATACCAATGCATCGACGCTGCTGCTGGCCCCGGTCATCGCGCGCGAACGGTACGCGCCGTACAACGGCCGCGGCCAGGCACTGCTGCTCGTCGACCCGGCCGCCGCCCGTGATGCGTTCGCCGCCAATCCCACGAGTTTCGCGGCGAACACCGGCAATGCCGCGAGCAGTCTACAATCCGATTACAGCCTGAGCGAGGATGTCGTCGCCGCCTATGCCATGGCGCGCTACGCCAGCGATCGCGTGCGACTTTCGGCGGGCGTCCGGTTCGAGGACACGGCGCTTGCCACCGGCTCCAACCGGCTGCGCAGCGGGACGTATATCTTCGGCCAACAGCGGCAGCATTATCGCGACTTGCTGCCCTCGGCACAGGCCGACTGGGATATCGGCGAACGGCTAAGGCTGCGCGCCGCCTTCAGCCGCACGCTCGGCCGCCCCAATTACGACGACCTCGCCGCGCGCGAGACCGTCAACATCGGCGTCACCGCCAACAATCCCGATGGCGGCGTCTCGATCGTCAGCGGCAATCCCGATCTGCGCCCGCGTCGCTCGGACAATTACGACCTCAGCCTTGAATATTACGTCGATCGCGACATCCTGTTCTCGGCCGGTGCGTTCCGCAAGGACATCACCGACGAGATCATCACCACGCGTAATCAGGCGACCGAGGTGTTCGAAGGTGCATCGCAGCTCGTCACGCGAATCCGGCCGGTCAACGCCAGCGGGTCGCGCGTGCTTGGGATCGAGCTGAATGCGGTCGTCGCCCGGATGCGCTTCCTGCCCGGCCCGCTCGCAGGCTTCGGGCTATCGGCCAATCTGACGTTGCTCGATCCGACGCCGCCGCAGGTGACGCTGTCGGACGGCATCACCCGCCGTCGCATGTCCGGCCTGTTCGAGAGCGCGAACACCGTGGCCAACGTCAAGCTGTTCTACACCATCGGACCGGTGACCGCGCAGGGGGCATGGAACCACCTGTCGCCGATCCTGTATTCGGTGTCGACGAGCGATCCGCTGCAGGACCGGCGCTACGTCGCCAGCGACCTGTTCGACGCGCAGTTGCGGCTGAAGCTCGATCGCCACTGGACCATCGTCGCGCAAGCCAAGAACCTGACCAACTTCCGCCCGCAACGCGTGTTTGGTCCGGGCTTCGGGTTGCTTCGCGAAGAGATCGACAATGGTCGATCCTTCTATGTCGGTGCGCTCGTTCGCTACTGAGCGACGATATGACCGCGATCGTCGGGGCCGCCCCGGCGATGCGGTCCCGAACGCTCCAGCATCTTGGCCTGGCGCCGGCGCTCGGGCACGATCCGCGTCGTTGCGGACGGGCGGGCTAGGCCCAGGCGCGCATGTTGACCTGGACCCGTTGCGCATCGGCGTCGGCTTCGGCGCGCTGGATCAGTTCCAGCCGGGTCGCCTCGAGGAGGTCGTCGACCACCCGGCTGAGGTGCGCGCGCATCGCCGCGCGCGCTGCCTTGCTGTCGTGGGCCGCCAGAGCCGCAACGATGGCGCGATGTTCGTCTACTCGCGGCGCGACGCCGTTGCGGCGGGCGGCCGCGAACATATGGACACATAAGGGCGAGCTTTCGCGCAGGTCCCACAAGGTTTCGACCATCGACCGGATCACGCTGTTCCCGGTCGCGCCGGCGATCAGCAGATGGAACGTGCGATCGACGTCGACCTTCTCGCGCTGCTCCGTCTCATGCGCCATCGTGGCCAGCAACCCGGTCAGTTGCGCGAGCGTGTCCGTGTCGATCGCGGTCGCGGCCAGCGCGGCCGCTTCCCCCTCGATGGCCAGGCGCGCCTCGACCAGTTCGAAGGCACCGACATCGAGATCGCCGAACTGCCGGTTCGCCGCCGGAGCCTGCATCACGTAGATCCCCGACTTATGCCGGGCCTCCACGATTCCGCGCATCTCGAGCGCGATCATCGCTTCCCGGATGGTCGGCCGGCTGACCTTGAACTGCTCGGCGAGGTCGCGCTCGCCCGGTAGCCGGTCACCGATGGCGTGCGATCCGTTCGCGATCCGTGCCGCCAGCGCCTCGGCGACCTGCTGATAGAGTTTGCGGTGCGTCCCGGCCATGCGGCGCTTGTCATGCAGGTGGCAACGGGAGGCAAGCCTCAGTTTGGACCAGGCCTTACCACGTGATGCTTTTGTCTTGCACTGGCCTGACAAGAGGCACATTGTGATCCAATAAAATGATATGTGGGATCGGGGATGGCGGTGAGGCTAGCGTGGGGGTGGAGGGCGACTGACGATCGCCATTACGGCCACCGCATTCAGGGCAACGCACAAGCCGTAGCAGTGCTTGATGCGCTATCGCTCGGACAGACATGGTCGTCGCAAACATGCTGACCGAAATCGTATCCCGCTATCCGGTCTGGTCAGGCCAGTCGACCGCAAGGTTCGCGCTCCTTCCCGGCGCCCGTCGCGTCGATCTGCCGGAAGCAGCAATCTCTTCGGAATGCCCGACCTATACCGGCCCCGACACCACGGGCCGCGCCGACCCGGCGCAACATCAAAGGATGACCATGCGCTTTCCCTTGCTGATCGCCACCGCGGCCACCGCCCTTGCGCTCGCCGGTCCGGCCTCGGCCCACGATGCGTCCAGCGTCGTGGCATCCGGCCGCGCGACCTTCAATCTCAACCCGGCATGGCGGATGACGACGGGGGACATAGCGGGCGCTGAGCAGGTCGGGTTCGACGACCATCGCTGGAGCGAGGTCACCTTGCCCAACGCCTTCAACGAGAAACAGGCCTTCGCCCGCGACATCAAGGACCTGTCGACCGGGATCACATGGTATCGCAAGCGCATCACGCTGCCGGAGGGGGCAGCGGCGGGCAAGGCGTTCCTGGAATTCGAGGGTGTGCGGCAGGCGGCCGAAGTGTGGGTCAACGGCCGGTCCGTCGTATTGTCGGAGCGCGGGGCGATGGCGTTCGGCGCCGATATCTCGGCTGCGGTCAAGCCCGGCGAGAACCTGATCGCGGTGCGCGTCGACAACGACTGGCGATACAAGGAGCGCGCGACGGGCAGCGGCTTTCAGTGGAATGACCGGAACTTCAACGTCAATTACGGCGGCATCACGCGCAACGTGAAGCTGCACCTCGCACCCCGGACGTATCAGACGCTGCCGTTGTTCTCAAACCTCGGCACCACCGGCCAATATGTCTGGGCGGACGGTTTCGACCTCACCGCCCGGTCCGCGACGGTGCATGTGGAAACGCAGGTGCGCAACGAAGAGGCGCGGGCGCGCAGCCTGTCCTACCGGGTGGAGGTTCGCGATCGCGGCGGGCTGGTCGTCGGCCGGCTGGACGGTGGCACCGTCACGCTGGCACCCGGCGAGACACGCACGCTGGCCGCGGCGGGCAGGATCGGCGACCTCCATTTCTGGAGCTGGGGCTACGGCTATCTCTATCGGGTGACCACCAGCCTCATCGAACGGGGCAGGGCGATCGATGCGGTGGATTCGCTGACCGGATTTCGCGCGACGCAGTTCGGCGACGGCATGATCCGGCTCAACGGACGCGTGATGCAGGTGCATGGCTATGCGCAGCGCACATCGAACGAATGGCCGGCGGTGGGCGTGTCGATCCCGCCGTGGGTCAGCGATTTCTCCAACGCGCTGATGGTCGAGAGCGGCGGCAACATGGTGCGCTGGATGCACATCACCCCGTCGAAGCAGGACATCGAATCCGCCGACCGCGTCGGCCTGCCGCAGGCGATGCCAGCGGGCGACGCCGAGCATGACGTAGAGGGGCGCCGCTGGGACCAGCGCAAGGAACAGATGCGCGACGCGATCATCTACAACCGCAACAATCCCTCGATCCTGTTCTACGAAAGCGGCAACGAGAGCATCAGCGAAGCGCACATGGCCGAGATGAAGGCGATCCGCGACCGCTACGATCCCCATGGCGGGCGGGCGATCGGATCGCGCGAGATGCTGGACAGCAAGACGGCCGAATATGGCGGCGAGATGCTATACATCAACAAGAGCGCGCATATCCCGATGTGGGCAATGGAATATAGCCGCGACGAAGCGGCACGGCTCTATCAGGATGAATTGACCCCGCCGTTCCACCAGGACGCGCCTGACTATAACCGCAATCAGGACAGCCAGGCGCGCGAGGATGTGCGTCGCTGGTGGGACTATTATCGCATTCGTCCCGGCACGGGGCGGCGGGTGAGTTCGGGCGGCGTCAACATCATCTGGTCGGACAGCAACACGCACTATCGCGGCGACAACAATTACCGCCGATCCGGTGAGGTCGATGCGATGCGGCTGCCCAAGGAAAGCTTCTTCGCGCATCAGGTGATGTGGACGGGGTGGGTCGATGCCGAGAGACCGGCGACGCATATCATCGGCCACTGGAACTACGCCCCCGGCACGGCCAAGGATGTCAGCGTCGTCTCGAACGGCGAACGGGTCGAGCTGTTCCTCAACGGTCGTTCGTTGGGGACGGGGCAGCGCTCCAGCGGCTTTCTGTTTACCTGGCCAGGGGTTCGCTGGCAGGCCGGATCGCTGCGCGCCGTCGCCATCGGCGCGGACGGCCGCCGGTCGGAGCACTGCGTGGAGACGGTCGGCGCGCCGGCCGCGCTGCGACTGGTGCCGCATACCGGGCCGCGGGGATTCGTCATGGACGGGGCCGATCTGGCGCTGGTTGATGTTGAGGTCGTCGACGCCAGGGGGCGCCGCGTGCCGACCGTCAACGCCATGGTCACCTTTACGCTGGACGGACCGGCGGATTGGCGCGGCGGCATCGCCCAGGGCGACAGTTCCGGCAAGCCGCGTCCGGCGATCGCCGTGCAAGCCGAAGCGATCCCCGGTACGACGCCGACCGCCGGAACGGCGCGGGACGAGGACAATTACGTCCTGTCGAAGGCGCTGCCGGTCGAAGGCGGGATCAACCGCGTGCTGCTGCGCGCGGGCAAGGCGCCGGGGGCGGTGCGCCTCACCGCGTCGACGCCCGGTCTGGCACCGGTGACGCTGGCGATCCCGGCCGTTGCCGCACCGGAGGTGAAAGGGGGCCTGTCGCGCGTCTTCGCCGATACTGCGCAGCCGGGCCTGCTCACCCGCGGGCCGACGCCGCAGCGGCCGTCCTATCGCGTCACCCGGGCGACATACCTGCCGGCAACCATCGTCGCGGGCACCGGCCAGAACGATGCCGCGAAAACGATCGACGACAACGAACTGTCGCGCTGGTCCAGTGATGGTCGGCCGGACACGGCGTGGATCGAATATCGCTTCGCAAAGCCGGTGACGCTGAACGAGGTCGAGCTGAAGCTGGTCGGCTGGCGTTCGCGCGGATATCCATTGCGCATGACGCTGGACGGCCGCGAGGTGTGGAAAGGCGAAACGGAGCGCCAGCTCGGTTATGCCGCGGTCCGCTTCCCCGCCGCGAGCGGCAGCATCCTGCGGATCACGCAGATCGCGCCCACCCGGGATCGCGACGCGTTCGGCAAGATCGTGGAGGTGAGCAACGCCAGGCAGGCGGGCGATACGGGGGCCGACGCGGTGCCGGCCGGCTGGCGTCTGGCGATCGTCGAAGCGGATTTCCACGGCCCGGTGCCGGTCGGCAAGCGGTGAAGACCGCGGCCATCGGTTTGATCGCCTGTGGGGTCGCATGTGGAGCCGCATGGGGCGCCGCCTGCGGGGCAGGGACATCGGCCCCGGCCTCGCAGCATGATACGCGGCCGATGGACGTCTATGTGCTGGCGGGACAATCCAACATGTCCGGCCGCGGCAGGCTGGCGGACCTTGCCCCGGCGGAACGGATCGCCGATCCCCGCATCCGCCTGTACGGGAATGACGGGCGCTGGCGCGACGCGCTCGATCCGCTGGACGACGCCGCGAACCAGGTCGATCCCGTCTCGGCGGACCCGCAGGCCGCCGTCGGCCCCGGTCTGCCGTTCGCGCGGTCGCTCTTGCGGATGCGCGGGCACCGCGTGGGGCTGGTACCCTGTGCGAAGGGTGGAAGC
The sequence above is a segment of the Sphingomonas insulae genome. Coding sequences within it:
- a CDS encoding TonB-dependent receptor, translating into MTLPANEIGRRNVSLDVIPSSLASRVEVYKSVTAAMNGNAIGGIANLRTRSAFDGGGKPFVGGRFDIGQWQFGRTRGNRAPSGQAELVASTTFGPDRKFGAVVSGSYFRRDSASLNSAIDNYLYFEPTAATRLLSPASDVSNAFAAPDRRRWLHYDNVRQRDGVFGKLEFDDHAMFKAAITLADFRHLNDEERQSNIVIANTAVTTATNRYTNFNGVTATGGNVANANAQVDLVNYQQTRRMRYADFHGELTPGDTVRADIGLNYAVATYRQDARLATYRIANTPNLAYRYGYAPGGFAYFDFTNAAYVANPANYRQFEYGTNSDDNREEALTARANLAVNMEPDNRGFGVATGAYARFLDRRYDFQVDNYRNTNASTLLLAPVIARERYAPYNGRGQALLLVDPAAARDAFAANPTSFAANTGNAASSLQSDYSLSEDVVAAYAMARYASDRVRLSAGVRFEDTALATGSNRLRSGTYIFGQQRQHYRDLLPSAQADWDIGERLRLRAAFSRTLGRPNYDDLAARETVNIGVTANNPDGGVSIVSGNPDLRPRRSDNYDLSLEYYVDRDILFSAGAFRKDITDEIITTRNQATEVFEGASQLVTRIRPVNASGSRVLGIELNAVVARMRFLPGPLAGFGLSANLTLLDPTPPQVTLSDGITRRRMSGLFESANTVANVKLFYTIGPVTAQGAWNHLSPILYSVSTSDPLQDRRYVASDLFDAQLRLKLDRHWTIVAQAKNLTNFRPQRVFGPGFGLLREEIDNGRSFYVGALVRY
- a CDS encoding FadR/GntR family transcriptional regulator, which produces MSGQCKTKASRGKAWSKLRLASRCHLHDKRRMAGTHRKLYQQVAEALAARIANGSHAIGDRLPGERDLAEQFKVSRPTIREAMIALEMRGIVEARHKSGIYVMQAPAANRQFGDLDVGAFELVEARLAIEGEAAALAATAIDTDTLAQLTGLLATMAHETEQREKVDVDRTFHLLIAGATGNSVIRSMVETLWDLRESSPLCVHMFAAARRNGVAPRVDEHRAIVAALAAHDSKAARAAMRAHLSRVVDDLLEATRLELIQRAEADADAQRVQVNMRAWA
- a CDS encoding DUF6528 family protein translates to MLGLAMALLFTTTATSDDAAERLYACGDDQVREYRIEAPVTDGARAVETWRWNAAAAPDLPEDYRRRLLAHIDDCKPVDGGRAILVTASTGGVVLIERATGKVRFRATAPMAHSASVLPNGRIAVALSLHADGNRLELYDRISSETPLATRPLPSGHGAVWDDARRQLFVLSHDLIQAYRIRGTRGAPSPIEAARWTLPGRRDGHDLSIRPDGRYLVTTDDGVWTFDPRNGSFIPFTALNPKLRVKSVDMGRHLAWVQAEESWWAKGFTIARADGSDPVRVPVDAMHLYKVRWVR
- a CDS encoding sugar-binding domain-containing protein — encoded protein: MVVANMLTEIVSRYPVWSGQSTARFALLPGARRVDLPEAAISSECPTYTGPDTTGRADPAQHQRMTMRFPLLIATAATALALAGPASAHDASSVVASGRATFNLNPAWRMTTGDIAGAEQVGFDDHRWSEVTLPNAFNEKQAFARDIKDLSTGITWYRKRITLPEGAAAGKAFLEFEGVRQAAEVWVNGRSVVLSERGAMAFGADISAAVKPGENLIAVRVDNDWRYKERATGSGFQWNDRNFNVNYGGITRNVKLHLAPRTYQTLPLFSNLGTTGQYVWADGFDLTARSATVHVETQVRNEEARARSLSYRVEVRDRGGLVVGRLDGGTVTLAPGETRTLAAAGRIGDLHFWSWGYGYLYRVTTSLIERGRAIDAVDSLTGFRATQFGDGMIRLNGRVMQVHGYAQRTSNEWPAVGVSIPPWVSDFSNALMVESGGNMVRWMHITPSKQDIESADRVGLPQAMPAGDAEHDVEGRRWDQRKEQMRDAIIYNRNNPSILFYESGNESISEAHMAEMKAIRDRYDPHGGRAIGSREMLDSKTAEYGGEMLYINKSAHIPMWAMEYSRDEAARLYQDELTPPFHQDAPDYNRNQDSQAREDVRRWWDYYRIRPGTGRRVSSGGVNIIWSDSNTHYRGDNNYRRSGEVDAMRLPKESFFAHQVMWTGWVDAERPATHIIGHWNYAPGTAKDVSVVSNGERVELFLNGRSLGTGQRSSGFLFTWPGVRWQAGSLRAVAIGADGRRSEHCVETVGAPAALRLVPHTGPRGFVMDGADLALVDVEVVDARGRRVPTVNAMVTFTLDGPADWRGGIAQGDSSGKPRPAIAVQAEAIPGTTPTAGTARDEDNYVLSKALPVEGGINRVLLRAGKAPGAVRLTASTPGLAPVTLAIPAVAAPEVKGGLSRVFADTAQPGLLTRGPTPQRPSYRVTRATYLPATIVAGTGQNDAAKTIDDNELSRWSSDGRPDTAWIEYRFAKPVTLNEVELKLVGWRSRGYPLRMTLDGREVWKGETERQLGYAAVRFPAASGSILRITQIAPTRDRDAFGKIVEVSNARQAGDTGADAVPAGWRLAIVEADFHGPVPVGKR
- a CDS encoding TonB-dependent receptor plug domain-containing protein; this encodes MKTVTILRGVLLLSTAWPGAVQAQQAAPAGSTGPADGTEDIVVTGARLQAVREIEAKRQIAVISDSISADEIGTLPDFGLGEALQRVPGVSTVQNNGRGEAQFLSIRGLNADYNLV